GTCCTGCGAGTACCCGTTCCGGAACACCGTCGGCTGGAACTTCTTGTCCGCCACGTCCTGAGCGCGCACGACGCCCCCCTCTCGTCCCGTCCGATCCTGCCAGGCGGGGCCGACGCGTCCGGCCGGGAGGCACGGCGCACCGCACCGCGCCGCTCCCGTCCCTCGGCTGGTCGCGTCGGCTCCACGGACGCGCGCCGCGCACGCGCGTTACGTTGCGAGGCGGCCCCGCTGGTGCCCGCCCCGCCACCTGCGTAGCGTGACGGACGTCGCGACGACGCCCCGGGCCTCCCGGTCGTCCGCGGCGACGCCATGACGGACCGAACCCGACAGGAGCCCCGATGAGCACGAACGACGCAGCCGCCTGGCGGTTCGAGACGACGCAGGTCCACGCCGGCGCGCAGCCGGACCCGACCACCGGCGCACGGGCCACGCCGATCTACAGGACGACGTCGTACGTGTTCGAGAACTCGGACCACGCCCGCGACCTGTTCGCGCTGGCGCAACCGGGCAACATCTACTCGCGGATCATGAACCCGACGAACGACGTCGTCGAGCAGCGCATCGCCGCGCTCGAGGGCGGTACGGGCGCGCTGCTGGTGTCGAGCGGTCAGGCGGCCGAGACGTACGCCGTGCTGAACATCGCGGGGGCCGGTGACCACATCGTCTCGTCGTCGTCGATCTACGGCGGCACGTACAACCTGTTCAAGTACACGCTGGCGAAGCTCGGCATCGAGACGACGTTCGTCGAGGACCAGGACGACCTCGAGGAGTGGCGTCGCGCCGTCCGCCCCAACACGAAGCTCTTCTTCGCCGAGACGATCGGCAACCCGCGGATCAACGTGCTCGACATCGCGGGCGTCAGCAGCGTCGCGCACGAGTCCGGCCTGCCGCTCATCGTCGACAACACGATCGCGACGCCGTTCCTCATCCGGCCGTTCGAGCACGGTGCCGACATCGTGGTGCACTCGGCGACGAAGTTCCTCGGCGGCCACGGCACCGTCATCGGCGGCGTGATCGTCGACGGCGGACGGTTCGCCTGGTCGGAGCACGCCGACCGCTTCCCGGAGTTCAACTCCCCCGATCCCTCGTACCACGGCGCGGTGTTCGCGCAGGCGGTCGGCAACGAGCTCGCCTACGTCGTGAAGGCCCGGGTGCAGCTGCTCCGCGACCTCGGCGCGTCGAACTCGGCGGACACGGCGTTCGCGCTGCTCCAGGGCATCGAGACGCTGTCGCTGCGCATGGAGCGGCACGTGGCGAACGCCCAGGAGATCGCGGAGTGGCTCGACCGGCACCCGGAGGTGGCCTCCGTGTCGTACGCCGGGCTGCCGACGTCGCCCTGGTACGCGGCGGCGAACCGGTACGCGCCGCGCGGTGTCGGTGCCGTGCTGTCGTTCGAGCTCAAGGGCGGGGTGCCGGCCGGCAAGGCGTTCGTCGACGAGCTGCGGCTGTTCTCGCACCTGGCGAACATCGGCGACGTGCGCTCCCTCGTCATCCACCCGGCGTCGACGACGCACTCGCAGCTCACGCCCGAGCAGCAGCTCACCACCGGGGTCACCCCGGGCCTGGTGCGGCTCTCGGTCGGCATCGAGAACGTCGAGGACCTCCGTGCGGACCTCGAGGCGGGGCTCGCGGCGGCGCGGGCCGTCTCGCAGGAGGGCCAGCGGGCGTAGCGCCCCGGCCCGGCCCGTACCCCTCGCGGAGCACGCGCCGGTGACGCGCCGGGCATGACGTAACACGGCGGAGGTGGGGCGTGCCTCCCGGCAGACTGGACACGATGGACTGGCAGACGATCCCCGAGGACTCGGTCCCGTCCACCCTCGTGCCCGGGACCGAGCTCGGGACGCTCGGCAAGCCGCCCGTGACCGGCGCCTGGCGTCCCGGCGACCACCCCGGCTCCCGGCGGTTCGCCGCGCTCGGCGAGCAGTGGGTGCGCGGCGGACGGATCCCGTCGGTGCGGGTGGCCTACGAGACGTGGGGCGAGCTGGACGCCGCGCGCAGCAACGCGGTGCTGCTCCTGCACGCCATGACCGGCGACTCGCACGTCACCGGTCCGGCCGGACCCGGGCACCGCACGGCGGGCTGGTGGGGCGACGTCGTCGGACCGGGCCTGGCGATCGACACCGACCGGTGGTTCGTCGTCGCCTCGAACATGCTGGGCGGGTGCCAGGGCACGACCGGCCCGTCCTCGGTGGCGCCGGACGGCGTCGAGTGGGGGTCACGCTTCCCGTTCGTGACCGTCCGCGACCAGGTCGCGGTCCAGGTGCAGCTCGCCGACGCGCTCGGCATCGACGTCTTCGCCGCCGTCGTCGGCGGCTCGATGGGCGGCATGCACGCGCTCGAGTTCGCGGTGGCGCACCCCTCCCGGGTCGCCCGGCTCGCGGTCCTGGCGTCGACCGCCCAGACCACGGCGGACCAGATCGCCGCGAACTCGCTGCAGCGTGCCGCGATCCAGACCGACCCCGCGTACGCCGGTGGTGACTACTTCGAGGCGGCGGTCGGCGAGGGACCGCACCGCGGGCTGTCGCTCGCGCGGCGGATGGCACTGATGACCTACCGCGCGCCGGACGAGCTCAACGGGCGGTTCGCGCGGTCGTGGCAGAGCGACGTCTCCCCGCTCGGCGACGACGGTCGGTTCTCGGTCGAGAGCTACCTCGACTTCCACGGCAACCGGTTCACCCGGCGGTTCGACGCCTCGTCGTACGTCGCGCTCACGCACGCGATGGACTCGCACGACGTCGGGGCCGGGCGCGGCGGGGTGACGGCGGCGCTCGCGGCGGTGACCGCCAGGACGCTGGTCGTCGGGGTGTCGAGCGACCGCCTGTTCCCGCTCGAGGACCAGCACCGGATCGCGGCGGGGATCCCCGACACACTGGACGGGGGCCGGGCCGCGGTGCTCGACAGCGAGTTCGGACACGACGGCTTCCTCATCGAGCACGAGGCGGTCGGGGCGCACCTGCGACGGCTGCTCGACTGAACGGCCCGGTACGGGCGCGGTACGGGCGCGGCGCGCCCGGCGCACCCGCGGACCGATCTGTCCACGTCCGCGTGCCGAACACCCCACAACGGGTGGGCCGCGTGGAATGATGGCGACGGGTACCCCGCCCGCGGGGTCCGGCGAACCACCGGACCCGACCGAACCGACGTCACCACCAGGACACCGATGGACTTCATCGCACAGGAACGCGACCGCTTGCTGCGGTCGACGACCCGTGTCGTCGGCATCACCTGCGCCCTGGTCTCCGTCGTCGGCATCGTCAGCTCGCTCGCGGTCCCCCTGGTCCCCCTGCTCGGCGCACTCGCCTGCATCGCGGTGCTCATCGCGGCGCTGCTCGTCTTCGGCACCAACGGGTCGGTGTGGTGGACCGCCCTCGCACTCGCCTCGGGCCTCGGGGCCCTCGCGCTCCTGCTGCTCGGTGCCGACCCCGACGTGCGGTCCGTCGTCGCCAGCGCCGTCGTGCCGCTGGCGGCCGGGTCGTTGTCCGCCCCGCTGATGGCGCAGCGCGGCGCGCCGGTCGGGCTCGCGATGACGATCGTCGCCGGAGTCGCGGCCGTGGGCGCCGTCGTCTGGGCATCGGGCGGTCCGCTCTCCGGCCCGACCGCCGGTGTGGTGCTCGGCTGGGTGCTCGTCGCCGTGGTCTCGGTGTGGATCGCGCGCAGCATCCCCCGCGTCGCCCGGCGCATCCAGAGCATCGGCACGGCGCACCGCGCGGAACGGCAGGCGAGCGAGACCGAGGCGCAGCGACGCCAGGGCGCCCGACTGCTGCACGACACCGTGCTCGCCACCCTCACGCTCCTGGCCCACTCCGGGGTCGGCGTGTCCGAGCAGGCGATGCGCGAGCAGGCCGCCGAGGACGCCAGGCTCCTCCGGCACCTGCGACTCGGCGCGACCCCGCAGCCCCAGCAGTCCGGCGACTACTCGCTCACCCGCGTCGAGGAGTCGCCGCTCGGCCAGACCCTCGAGTCCGTCAAGCAGCGCTTCGGCCGGATGGGCCTCGAGGTCAGCTGGCACGGCACCGGTCAGGTCCTGCTGCCGTCGAACGTGCTCGACGCGTTCCTGCTGGCCCTCGGCGAGTGCCTCGAGAACGTCCGGCGCCACGCCGGCGTCGGCGAGGCGCACGTCACGATCGTCCACGACCAGGAGACCGTCCGCGCGATGGTGACCGACGCCGGTGTCGGCTTCGACCTCGACGCGGTGAGCGCGGAGCGCCTCGGCTACAAGGAGAGCGTCGTCAACCGCCTCCGCGAGGTCGGTGGCGACGCCAAGCTCTTCTCCGCCCCGGGATCGGGCACCACCGTCGTCCTGGAGGCTCCCCGATGACCCGCGTCCCCGAGGACACCATCAACCGCGGGCTCCCGGGCGAGACCGTGCAGCCGGCACCGCGCACCCGACGCGAAGCGCGCGAGCGCTACCGGGGCAGCGAGCGACGGCAGGCCCGCGGGCTCCCCTCGACCTCGACCGGTGCCCGTTCGCTCCGGCAGGCCGCCAAGCCCGGTGCGTCGCTCGGAGCCGGCTACCTCGGCCTCGGCGCCGCGGTCCTCACCGCGATCGAGGCCGTCGCCGGCATCGTCTTCTTCCTGGTCCGGCTGCCGGACTACGCGAACCCGTGGCTGCCCGCCGGCGCCTGGGCGCTGTACCTGGTCGCGGCGATCGGCGTCGGCCTCAGCCTGATGACCTACGGCGAGCGGCTCACCGGCACCGCGTTCGCGCTGATCTGCGCCGTCCTGGCGTGCGTCGTGACACTCGACTTCGTCGGGATCCTCCCCGAGCACGACATCGCGCACACCGCCAGCGCCTCGGTCGCCGCCGGCTTCGCCCTGCTCCCGGTGGCGACGCTCCGGCCCGCGCGCGAGGTCGCCGCCGCCATCGCGGTGCTCGGTCTCGGGTTCGCCGTGATGGCGGCCGTGTCGACGCCGATCACCCCGGCGACCCTGCCGGGCATCGTCTCGCTGCTGGCGCTCGTGGTGGTCCCGCCGTCGATCGCACTGTTCGTGGTGCACCGCTTCCGCCAGCTCGTGCAGCGCGAGCTGGACCGGGTGCTCGTGCAGAGCAACGTCCAGGCGCCGCAGTTCGCCGTCGGGATGCTCGCGTCGGACGAGCTCGCCCGGCTCGACCTGGCCGCCGAGAAGCTCCTCGACGCCGTCGCGAACGGCTCGGACCCGCTGCCGCTCTCGGACGCCTCGGCCTCCGTCGCCGCGTCGCTGGCGACGGAGCTGCGCCTGCACCTCATCGAGGGACGCCGCGAGACGTGGCTGTACCACGCGATCACGGAGTCCGACCACCTCGGGCGCGCCGTCAGCGTGGCCGATCCGCAGTCCCTCGCCGGGCACCTCGGCCCCGCCCAGCGGGACGGCCTGCTGCAAGCCCTGTGGCAGATGGTCGGCGACGGTCGCCCCGCACAGCCGGGTGCCCCCGTCGTCTCGGTCACGCTCGGTCCGATCGGCTCCGACGGGCACCCGGTGTCCGACGAGCGCATGGACGTCCCGATCGTGTTCGAGTCGCGCGGGACCCCGCGCCGACGCCTCGGTCCGACCGCGTGGAGTGCCCTGCAGCGCATCGGCCCGTACACCGAGTCGTTCCGCGACGGCGTGCTCCGCGTCGTCTCGCACTGCGTCGTCGACCGACACCCGTCGATGTAGACGGGCGCGAACTGCCGGACACCCGGCCGACATCCCCAGCCCGGACGGTCCCGACACCTAGGATCGGCGTGCACCGCCTTCGAGAAAGGACGCCTGATGGCGACTCCAGAGCAACCGATCCGACTCGCACTGGTCGACGACCACCGGATGCTGCTCGGCGCGCTCACGGAGTGGATCCGCAGCGCCGCCGACGACATCACGCTCGTCGCCGCCGTCACGACCTGGCCGGAGCTCCTGACGAGCCCGGCGTTCCCGGTCGACGTGGTGCTGCTCGACCTCGACCTCAAGGACTCGATCCCGGTCTCGCTGAAGATCTCGACGCTCAAGACCGCCGGCGTGAAGACCGTCGTGATGAGCACGTACTCGGAGCCGAACGTCGTCCGCGAGGCCCTCGGCTCCGGCGCTCTCGGCTACCTCGTGAAGAGCGAGGACGCCGACATGATCGTCGAGGCGATCCGTGCCGCGCAGCGCGGCGAGCAGTACGTCTCCGCCGAGCTCGACCTGGCGATCAACAGCGGCGACGTCGGCGGCGTGCCGAAGCTCAGCGCGCAGGAGCGCCGCGTGATGGCGCTGTACGGCGGTGGCGAGCCCGTCAAGAGCGTCGCCTACCAGCTCGGCATCTCCGAGGAGACCGCGAAGAGCTACCTCAAGCGCATCCGCGAGAAGTACCGCGTCGCGGGCTTCGACGTCGGCACGAAGGTCGCGCTGCGGAAGCGTGCGATCACCGACGGCATCATCGTGCAGGACGGCAGCCCGGTCGGGCTGTAGTCGCTCCACACGACGGACGGGAGGCCCGTGGCGACACCGCCACGGGCCTCCCGTCCGTCGTGTGGGTGCGTCGACTCCGGTCAGACCGTCGGCACCGGCGCGGTGATCGGCCCGGTCGACGGCGACGACGACCGCAGGGCGGAGCGGCGATCCGTCCGCCGTTCGACGCCGTAGCTGACCATCGTCACGAGCAGACCGAGCAGCGCGAGGACGATACCGAGCCACGCGGGGGCCAGGAACCCGAACCCGGCTGCGATGACCGCTCCACCGAGCGCCGCGCCGAGCGAGTTGCCGATGTTGAACGCCGAGTGGTTCAGCGCCGCCGCGATGGTCCGAGCGTCGCCGGCGACGTCCATCAGGCGAGACTGCACCGCCGGCGGGATCGCCGACGAGGTCGCTCCGAGCAGGAACGCGCCGAGGAACACCCCCCAGACCCACTGGGCGGTGAAGACGGTCACGAGCAGGGCGCCGATGAGCGCGAGCATCCCGATGTAGATCGTCCGCTTGACGCTGTGGTCCGCCAGGTGCCCACCGAGGACCCCGCCGACGACCATGCCGAGGCCGACCACGACGAGCACGAGCGGCACCGCGGACTCGGGCAGCCCGGTGACGTTCTGCACGAGCGGCGAGATGTACGAGTAGACGGCGAAGAACCCGCCGAAGCCCACCGCACCGAGCCCCATCACGATCCAGAGCTGCGGCGATCGGAAGGCCCGGAGCTCCCGTCCGACGGTCGCGTGCTCGTCGGCGGCGCTCCGCGGGACGAAGGCCGCGACGGCGAGGAACGTCAGGGCGAAGAGCAGCGAAACGACGCCGTACGCGATGCGCCAGCCGGCGTTCTGCCCGATCCAGGTGATGGCGGGCACGCCGACGACGTTGGCGATCGACAGGCCGAGCATCACCATCGCGATGCCCTTGCCGCGCTTGCCCGGCCCCATGATCTCGCCCGCGACGATCGACGCGATGCCGAAGTACGCACCGTGCGGCAGACCGGCGACGAAGCGTGCGACGAGCACGAGCCCGAAGTTCGGCAGGACCGCACTCGCGACCGTGGCGACCACGAAGCCGACGAGGAGCACGAGGATCAGGCCCTTGCGCGGGAACGTGGCGGAGATCGCCGCGATCGTCGGCGCACCCACCACGACCCCCAGCGCGTAGGCGCTGACGAGCCAGCCGGCGTGCGCGACCCCGGCGGCGGGGTCGGCCGCGTACTGCGCGGGGAGCAGGGCTTCGGCGATGTTCGGCAGCAGGCCCATCGCGACGAACTCGGTCGACCCGATGGCGAAGCCACCGAGGGCGAGGGCGATGAGGGCGAACGCGCGCTGCGTCGGCGTGGTGAGCGTCATGCGACCTGTCTGGATCTGGGGGGGGGGAACGGGGGCGGGAGGACGGAGCCGGATCCCGGCTCGCTCGCCGGGACATCGACCGGATCGCCACGCCGCACGGCATGCACACGGTCCCGTTCCCGCCGGCACGCGCACGACGGCGGTACGGCGATCAGACGGCGACGGGGTCGGTCCGTGTTCGGCGTCGAACGGTCCGAGCACACGTGCAGCGGCCCGGTCCCAGCAGTGTAGACCGCTCCAAACAGCCGACGGAAGACGACGGGCCGAATCGATTCGACATCAGCCGGACACGCCACCGCGGAGCAAGACCGGCTCCCGCCGGACGAGCCGGCGCGACAGGCGCCGTCGGTGCTCGACGGACCTCAGGCCGCGCGGCGCTCCTCGCGCGCCCCGGCCGACGCCAGCTCGGGCAGCTCGTCGCGGTGCACCCACCCGGACCCGCACTCGGTGCAGCTCGCCCAGGCGTCGCCGGTCTGCTCGTCACCGTCGATGACGACCGTCTGCAGGTCGCAGTCGGGGCACCAGCCGTCGTGCATCATCACGCGCTCCTCGTCGTCGTCCGGGTCGTCCCGAGCCACCGGTGCGGCTCGGTGGAGACCATGAGACACCCGACCACCGACACCGCGGGGAGGCGATCGGCGTGTCCTGCACCTCCCAGCTGGCGTAGCATCGGGCCATGGGGTGGTGGATCGTGACCGGAGTCGTCCTGCTCGTCGCGGTGGGGCTGTGGCTGTGGATGCACCACCTGACGGACCTCGGCGCACGCTCGCGGCAGTACGACGGCAGTGACCCCGAGATCGCCGAGGCGCTCCGCCAGGCCGAGCGCGACAGCAACACCGGCCGCATGTACTTCTGACCGTGGCGACAGGACTCCGGACGGGCCTGGCAGCCCTGGTCACCGCGCTGTGCCTGGTGCTGACGAGCTGCGCCGGGTCGATGGCATCCGGACCTCCCGACTACACCGGGACGTGGCAGCTCGCCGGGCAGGACGGCTCCGAGCCCGCGCAGTTCGTCGTGTCGGCGGACGGCACCTACACCGCTCGCGGGATCCCGGACGCCCTGGCGTGCCGGACCAGGAACGCCGACACGAGCCCTCCCGGTTGCTCCGAGGGCCGTTCCTCGTCGGACTTCTCCGGGCAGTGGACACTCGCGGACGGCAGCGCACCGGGGATCCGGTTCCGGTTCGCGGACCGCTTCGTCCGCCAGGGGTACCCGACCGATGCCGGACTCGCCTTCTTCACCGGATCGCTCGACGTCCCCCGTCCCGACTTCGTGTTCGTCCGCACACCTGCGCGGTGACCGCGCGGGGCCGATCCACGGTCGTGCGGGCGGCCCGGGACCGGCTCAGTCGCCGAGCGCCGCCTCGAGCCGCTCGAGCTTCCCGTCGATCTCCCCCGTGTGCCCGGGGCGGACGTCGGCCTTGAGCACGAGGGACACCCGGGTGCCGTACGCACCGACGGCCTCGGTGGCGCGCTTGACGACGTCCATGACCTCGTCCCACTCCCCCTCGACCTCGGTGAACATCGACGAGGTGCGGTTCGGCAGACCGGACTCGCGGACGACGCGCACCGCTGCGGCGACCGCGTCGTGCACGGACCCGTCCGACGATGCCGAGGGACCACCGGACGGAGCAACGGAGAACGCGACGATCATGCGTCCATCCTGCCCCGGTCGACTCCCCCGCGCACCGGCGGCTCGGACACCCGCACCGACGAAGGCTCCGGCGAGCGCCGCGCGAGCCGTACCAGCACGACGACCGCCCACACCAGCACGGCGACCTCGAGGACGTTCCGCACGGTGAGCACGAACACCATCCAGGTGTGCACCGCGAGGAGCTCGTCGTAGAACCCCGGGTAGATCACCTGCGTCAGCAGCGCCAGGGGCAGCACCCCGATCGCGACCGGCAGGAAGCGCCGCGCGCTCGGGTACCCGGCGACGAGCCCCCAGACGACGGGGACGGCGTACCACCCGACGTACTGCGGCGACCCGACCTTGTTCACCGCGATCAGCACCGCGACGAACAGCAGCGCGAGGACCGGTGCCACCTCGGTGCGACGGGCGCCCCGCCGGACCGCGAGCAGCGCGAGGACCACGCCGCCGATGACGAGCACGGCCATCAGCGGCGTCGACAGCGCGGCCGCTGCGTGGGTGCCAGCTCCGGACACCTCGAACGTCAGGATCTCGCGGTCGTAGTAGACGGCCGCTCCGGGGACCCCGAGCGCTGCCGCCCACATGAAGGGTGTCGCGAGCGGGGCCTCGATCTGCAGCGCCCGGTCGCTCTGCTCGGTCACGAAGGACAGCAGGTACGGCGCTCCGCCGTAGAGCACGTCGACGAGCACGATCAGCCCGGTCACGACGAGTGCCCCGGTCACGACGGCACTCCGGTGTCCCCGACGCAGCAGCACCAGCACGCCCACCAACGCAGCCGGCCACACCTTCGTCCAGGCCGCTGCGGTGAAGAGCGCCGACGCGACCACCGGACGGGTCACGACGAAGGCGACGCCGACGAGGGCGATCGCGGTGGCCACGGTGTCGATCCGGCCGAGTGCGATGGGTCCGAGCGCGAGCAGGAACACGAGCCACCACCAGACGACCCGCACGCCGAACGCACGGAACCGCCAGAGGAAGGCACAGGCGACGGCGTCGAGCAGCACCATGAGCGCGAGCCAGCCGGTCGCGATCGCCGCGGTGCCGCCGAGGGCCGCAGCGGCCATCGGCACGAGCGCGAAGACCGGGTACACCCAGTCGGAGTCGACCCCGACCCACGAGTGGTCGATCCGTCCGACCTCGATCCACCGTCGGTAGGTGATGGTGACGTCACCCAGCGGCAGGTTCGGCGCGGTCGTGGCGAGCCACCAGAGCACAGCGTGCACCAGGACGACCACCACGGCGAGCGAGACGCCCTCGACCCACCGGAACCGC
The sequence above is drawn from the Curtobacterium sp. MR_MD2014 genome and encodes:
- a CDS encoding DUF2029 domain-containing protein, with translation MQQRFRWVEGVSLAVVVVLVHAVLWWLATTAPNLPLGDVTITYRRWIEVGRIDHSWVGVDSDWVYPVFALVPMAAAALGGTAAIATGWLALMVLLDAVACAFLWRFRAFGVRVVWWWLVFLLALGPIALGRIDTVATAIALVGVAFVVTRPVVASALFTAAAWTKVWPAALVGVLVLLRRGHRSAVVTGALVVTGLIVLVDVLYGGAPYLLSFVTEQSDRALQIEAPLATPFMWAAALGVPGAAVYYDREILTFEVSGAGTHAAAALSTPLMAVLVIGGVVLALLAVRRGARRTEVAPVLALLFVAVLIAVNKVGSPQYVGWYAVPVVWGLVAGYPSARRFLPVAIGVLPLALLTQVIYPGFYDELLAVHTWMVFVLTVRNVLEVAVLVWAVVVLVRLARRSPEPSSVRVSEPPVRGGVDRGRMDA
- a CDS encoding thiamine-binding protein, with translation MIVAFSVAPSGGPSASSDGSVHDAVAAAVRVVRESGLPNRTSSMFTEVEGEWDEVMDVVKRATEAVGAYGTRVSLVLKADVRPGHTGEIDGKLERLEAALGD
- a CDS encoding bifunctional o-acetylhomoserine/o-acetylserine sulfhydrylase, which translates into the protein MSTNDAAAWRFETTQVHAGAQPDPTTGARATPIYRTTSYVFENSDHARDLFALAQPGNIYSRIMNPTNDVVEQRIAALEGGTGALLVSSGQAAETYAVLNIAGAGDHIVSSSSIYGGTYNLFKYTLAKLGIETTFVEDQDDLEEWRRAVRPNTKLFFAETIGNPRINVLDIAGVSSVAHESGLPLIVDNTIATPFLIRPFEHGADIVVHSATKFLGGHGTVIGGVIVDGGRFAWSEHADRFPEFNSPDPSYHGAVFAQAVGNELAYVVKARVQLLRDLGASNSADTAFALLQGIETLSLRMERHVANAQEIAEWLDRHPEVASVSYAGLPTSPWYAAANRYAPRGVGAVLSFELKGGVPAGKAFVDELRLFSHLANIGDVRSLVIHPASTTHSQLTPEQQLTTGVTPGLVRLSVGIENVEDLRADLEAGLAAARAVSQEGQRA
- a CDS encoding sensor histidine kinase is translated as MDFIAQERDRLLRSTTRVVGITCALVSVVGIVSSLAVPLVPLLGALACIAVLIAALLVFGTNGSVWWTALALASGLGALALLLLGADPDVRSVVASAVVPLAAGSLSAPLMAQRGAPVGLAMTIVAGVAAVGAVVWASGGPLSGPTAGVVLGWVLVAVVSVWIARSIPRVARRIQSIGTAHRAERQASETEAQRRQGARLLHDTVLATLTLLAHSGVGVSEQAMREQAAEDARLLRHLRLGATPQPQQSGDYSLTRVEESPLGQTLESVKQRFGRMGLEVSWHGTGQVLLPSNVLDAFLLALGECLENVRRHAGVGEAHVTIVHDQETVRAMVTDAGVGFDLDAVSAERLGYKESVVNRLREVGGDAKLFSAPGSGTTVVLEAPR
- the metX gene encoding homoserine O-acetyltransferase MetX, whose product is MDWQTIPEDSVPSTLVPGTELGTLGKPPVTGAWRPGDHPGSRRFAALGEQWVRGGRIPSVRVAYETWGELDAARSNAVLLLHAMTGDSHVTGPAGPGHRTAGWWGDVVGPGLAIDTDRWFVVASNMLGGCQGTTGPSSVAPDGVEWGSRFPFVTVRDQVAVQVQLADALGIDVFAAVVGGSMGGMHALEFAVAHPSRVARLAVLASTAQTTADQIAANSLQRAAIQTDPAYAGGDYFEAAVGEGPHRGLSLARRMALMTYRAPDELNGRFARSWQSDVSPLGDDGRFSVESYLDFHGNRFTRRFDASSYVALTHAMDSHDVGAGRGGVTAALAAVTARTLVVGVSSDRLFPLEDQHRIAAGIPDTLDGGRAAVLDSEFGHDGFLIEHEAVGAHLRRLLD
- a CDS encoding MFS transporter translates to MTLTTPTQRAFALIALALGGFAIGSTEFVAMGLLPNIAEALLPAQYAADPAAGVAHAGWLVSAYALGVVVGAPTIAAISATFPRKGLILVLLVGFVVATVASAVLPNFGLVLVARFVAGLPHGAYFGIASIVAGEIMGPGKRGKGIAMVMLGLSIANVVGVPAITWIGQNAGWRIAYGVVSLLFALTFLAVAAFVPRSAADEHATVGRELRAFRSPQLWIVMGLGAVGFGGFFAVYSYISPLVQNVTGLPESAVPLVLVVVGLGMVVGGVLGGHLADHSVKRTIYIGMLALIGALLVTVFTAQWVWGVFLGAFLLGATSSAIPPAVQSRLMDVAGDARTIAAALNHSAFNIGNSLGAALGGAVIAAGFGFLAPAWLGIVLALLGLLVTMVSYGVERRTDRRSALRSSSPSTGPITAPVPTV
- a CDS encoding response regulator transcription factor, which encodes MATPEQPIRLALVDDHRMLLGALTEWIRSAADDITLVAAVTTWPELLTSPAFPVDVVLLDLDLKDSIPVSLKISTLKTAGVKTVVMSTYSEPNVVREALGSGALGYLVKSEDADMIVEAIRAAQRGEQYVSAELDLAINSGDVGGVPKLSAQERRVMALYGGGEPVKSVAYQLGISEETAKSYLKRIREKYRVAGFDVGTKVALRKRAITDGIIVQDGSPVGL